The Algoriphagus sp. TR-M9 genome has a window encoding:
- a CDS encoding cell division ATP-binding protein FtsE: MDFSTQPVLQVNQATIFQGVDPILSNVNFSVEQHEFVFLIGRTGSGKSSLLKTLYADLELRSGSAEVAGFNLENIKTKDVPYLRRKIGIIFQDFQLFNDRSVAENLAFVMRATGWKDKAKINARMAEVLLLVGLNNASSKMPHQLSGGEQQRVVIARALLNEPSILLADEPTGNLDPDVADGIFKLFQEINKKGTAILMATHNYDLLRKYPYRVLKCENGELKDSQTHDVSYGSTY, translated from the coding sequence ATGGATTTCAGTACTCAACCCGTATTGCAGGTCAACCAGGCTACCATATTTCAAGGAGTCGACCCTATACTCTCCAATGTCAACTTCTCGGTGGAGCAGCATGAATTTGTCTTTTTGATCGGTAGAACCGGCTCCGGCAAAAGTTCCTTGCTCAAGACCCTCTATGCAGACTTGGAACTGAGAAGCGGGAGTGCAGAAGTGGCCGGCTTTAATTTAGAAAACATCAAAACAAAAGATGTCCCCTACCTGAGAAGAAAAATCGGGATTATTTTTCAGGATTTCCAACTTTTTAATGACCGCTCAGTAGCTGAGAACCTAGCCTTTGTCATGCGGGCCACAGGCTGGAAAGACAAAGCAAAAATAAATGCTAGAATGGCAGAAGTACTGCTGCTGGTGGGACTGAACAACGCATCCAGCAAAATGCCTCACCAGCTTTCCGGAGGAGAGCAGCAGCGAGTGGTGATCGCCAGGGCTTTGCTGAATGAACCATCCATTTTGCTTGCCGATGAGCCTACCGGAAACTTAGATCCAGACGTAGCGGATGGAATTTTTAAGCTCTTCCAGGAAATAAATAAAAAAGGAACTGCTATATTAATGGCAACCCATAATTATGATTTACTTCGTAAGTACCCTTATAGAGTATTGAAATGTGAAAACGGAGAACTTAAAGACAGTCAAACACATGACGTCTCTTATGGTTCTACTTATTGA
- a CDS encoding fructose-6-phosphate aldolase, translating to MYIIKVKGKAKIPDYIQIRDENFVLVAYFRADRPLKKIEKFGLGGKEDELEALIKELPFGKLQKLEL from the coding sequence ATGTATATCATCAAAGTAAAAGGCAAAGCTAAAATTCCAGATTACATCCAGATCCGGGATGAAAACTTTGTGCTGGTTGCCTACTTCAGAGCAGACAGGCCTTTAAAGAAAATAGAAAAATTCGGACTGGGAGGAAAGGAAGACGAGCTGGAAGCGTTGATCAAAGAACTACCTTTTGGAAAATTGCAAAAACTAGAATTATAA
- the fsa gene encoding fructose-6-phosphate aldolase, which produces MKFFIDTANLNDIQEAYDLGVLDGVTTNPSLMAKEGISGDENVRAHYKAICDIVDDKVSAEVISTDFEGMIKEGKELAKIDDKIVVKIPMIKDGVKALKYFNSEGIRTNCTLIFSAGQALLAAKAGASYVSPFIGRLDDISYDGMELISQIVHIYGNYGFETEVLAASVRHSMHLLKCAEVGADVVTCPLKVITSLLKHPLTDSGLATFLADHAKAAGK; this is translated from the coding sequence ATGAAATTCTTTATTGACACCGCCAATCTCAATGATATCCAGGAAGCCTATGACCTGGGTGTACTAGACGGTGTAACTACTAACCCATCGTTAATGGCCAAAGAGGGCATAAGCGGTGACGAAAATGTAAGAGCACACTACAAAGCCATCTGCGACATAGTAGATGACAAAGTCAGTGCAGAAGTGATCTCCACGGATTTTGAAGGAATGATCAAGGAGGGTAAGGAGCTTGCAAAAATCGATGATAAAATTGTGGTAAAAATCCCAATGATCAAGGACGGAGTAAAGGCTTTGAAATACTTCAATAGCGAAGGAATCCGTACCAACTGCACCCTAATCTTCTCTGCAGGCCAGGCGCTATTGGCCGCCAAAGCTGGAGCATCCTATGTATCCCCATTCATCGGAAGACTGGATGATATTTCCTATGACGGCATGGAGCTGATCAGTCAGATCGTGCATATTTATGGAAACTACGGCTTCGAAACCGAAGTATTGGCTGCCTCGGTAAGACACAGCATGCACCTGCTGAAATGTGCTGAAGTGGGAGCAGATGTAGTGACCTGCCCATTGAAGGTAATCACCAGCTTGCTCAAACATCCACTTACAGACTCCGGTTTGGCAACATTTTTGGCAGACCATGCAAAAGCTGCTGGAAAATAA